TCGAAGTGCTGGCCCAGTCAGCCGTCACGAACGCTCTGAACACGGAACGGGACCCTTTTTTCTCCATTCCAGGGAAGCCCGCGGTCCCCTACGAGCATGTCCAGATGTATGACCCCGCAATGGCGCGGCTGAGCGAGGACGCGAAGATCGAACGGGTCATGTCCATGGAACGGGAAGCTTTTGCCCTGGACCCCCGCATCAAGCGGATACGGAAGGCGTCCGCGGGCTTTTCCGAATCGGAAACGCTGATCATGAATACGAACGGTGTGGAAGTTTCCTATCAGGGCACCGCATGCTCCTCGAGCATCGAGGTCGTTGCGGAAGAAAACGGGGAATCCCAGTCCGGATCGGAATTTGACGTGACCCGGTACTATGGGCGTCTCGAGGTGGAGGAGGTTGCCCGCAAGGCGGCCCGCAAGGCCATCGATCTTCTGGGGGCCAGAAGGATCGATTCGGTGAAGGCTCCCGCGGTCCTGGAGGCGACGGTGGCCCAGGAGTTTTTGTCTATCCTCGCGAGCGGCTTTTCTGCGGAGAGCGTGCAGAAGAAGCGGTCGCTCTTCATGGGCAAGCTCGGGAGAAAGGTGGCCGCGACGGCCATTACCGTCACAGACGACGGTCTTCTCCAAGGCGGCCTGGGCACTGCGCCCGCTGACGACGAGGCAGTGCCGATGCAGAAAAAGGTTATCATCGCCAACGGAACGCTTTCTCTCTTTCTCCATAATACGTACACCGCAGCCAAGGAAAAAACCTCGTCTACGGGGAACGGATTGCGCGGCGGGTTCAAGGGGATCCCCGGCGTGGGGATCACGAACCTCTCCATCGAGCCCGGCCTCTCTTCTCTCGACGAGCTTATCCGCCAGGCGGGCCGGGGGTTCCTCGTGACGGATGTCATGGGCATGCACACTGCCAACCCCATTTCCGGCGACTTTTCCGTCGGAGCGACGGGGTTCTGGTTTGAGAACGGCAGGAAGGCCTATCCCGTGCGCGAGGCCACGATCGCGGGAAACATCCTGGACGTTATGAGCAATGTTGTTCTGGTGGGAAGCGACCTTCGGTTCTCAGGCAGAATTGGCAGCCCCTCGCTCCTCATCAAGGAGCTTTCGATCGGGGGGAAGTAGAAGCACCCAACCCTGAAACGGGGCCGGATACATTTCAAAAAGAAAGCTCCGTGCGAAGCCATCCTCTCGTGTCATTCGATCCCGTTTTTCCCGCCTACCGGTGAACCTCTGCACCGCCTTGATCGTCCGTCGTTCGTCCCCCTCGACGAGGATTCCGGACATCGGCCTTTTTAAATCAGTGAATGATACCCACGGGCATCAGGCAGGCGAAAAAAGGCTTCGGAGAGGGATGCTTCAACAACCAGGGTTTGCTGTTCTGCCGATAACGCACCGCGAACGTGCGGCATCCTGTTCAGGGGACAGCTTCTTCCTCTTGTTTATATAGCCTTTCCTCAGGCCACACTTTTTTTTCGATCTCCTTCAGCAGTTCCCCGAACGTCCTGGCATCGGTCGCCGAGCAGAGAACGCCGCTGAAGCGCGACGCGATCGCCCTTGCCCAGAGGGGATTCACCAGGTCGACCTTGTTGAACACGGCGAGCTTCGCGATATGGTCGAGGCCGATCTCGTTCAGGAGGTTGTCCACGGACTCCATCTGTTGTTCAAAGCGCGGGTTGCTGACATCGACAACATGCAGGATCAGGTCGGCATCCTGCATTTCATCCAGGGTCGCCCGGAATGCGCCCAGCAGGTCCTTGGGCAGGTCCTTGATGAATCCCACGGTGTCGGTGATGACCACCTCGCGGTCACGCGGGAATCGGAGCCTTCGGGTGGCCGTATCGAGCGTGGCGAACAGGAGGTCCTCTGCCTTGCCCTCGGACCTGGTCAGCATATTGAACAGGGTCGATTTGCCGGCG
This window of the Nitrospirota bacterium genome carries:
- a CDS encoding TldD/PmbA family protein; amino-acid sequence: MDKRTAESILTRAAALNVQAAEVFLRTSSSSSIEVKDQKVDAFDSAQDRGAGLRVLIDGRQGFAFTTDIADRSLEVLAQSAVTNALNTERDPFFSIPGKPAVPYEHVQMYDPAMARLSEDAKIERVMSMEREAFALDPRIKRIRKASAGFSESETLIMNTNGVEVSYQGTACSSSIEVVAEENGESQSGSEFDVTRYYGRLEVEEVARKAARKAIDLLGARRIDSVKAPAVLEATVAQEFLSILASGFSAESVQKKRSLFMGKLGRKVAATAITVTDDGLLQGGLGTAPADDEAVPMQKKVIIANGTLSLFLHNTYTAAKEKTSSTGNGLRGGFKGIPGVGITNLSIEPGLSSLDELIRQAGRGFLVTDVMGMHTANPISGDFSVGATGFWFENGRKAYPVREATIAGNILDVMSNVVLVGSDLRFSGRIGSPSLLIKELSIGGK